In the genome of Leeuwenhoekiella sp. MAR_2009_132, one region contains:
- a CDS encoding SHOCT domain-containing protein — MDYNWDFLTIFGVIILGVFIYAGGKKIKRTKSSKAMDVLDERYAKGEITKEEYEEIKQAIGSKK; from the coding sequence ATGGACTACAATTGGGATTTCTTAACCATTTTCGGTGTTATTATTCTAGGTGTTTTCATCTATGCAGGAGGAAAGAAAATAAAGCGGACTAAAAGTTCAAAGGCTATGGATGTCCTTGATGAAAGGTACGCTAAAGGAGAGATAACCAAAGAGGAGTATGAAGAAATTAAGCAGGCTATAGGCTCAAAGAAATAA
- a CDS encoding multicopper oxidase domain-containing protein has translation MKKINYAFILLLLCTYTASAQSVEGNVDNLPVHEYTLTLKEEMVNKAGKEVKGMTVNGGIPGPTLEFTEGEYAVIYVKNEMSVETSIHWHGLLLPNFYDGVPYLSTPPIEPGKTLKYEFAIKQNGTYWYHSHTMLQEQSGVYGSIVIQPKEKTLEYDKEQVLVLSDWTNEKPRDVLRFLKRGTEWYNIRKGTATPLNQVIARGAFGAQLNFWRQRMESADVADVYYPAFLINGEEKVEYPEFKPGEKVRLRIIDGSASTSFWMAFGGPDPLLVSADGKDVVPVKHNKTFIGVAETYDFIVTIPENGKLEYKIMAQDGSGTATAYLGQGPIVAAPDVSKPDKIGMMQQMAKMKMKMGAPALKFRPGKDERYEMKEKWGMQMDDNMQMEGMKDMDMGTMNMDKSNMKDMEKHKMDEMQMDMKKDSMQMDHSKMAGMDTKMDTKMKKASQMDDMKMDEADGMQGMNMFSEYNYDYLKSPEKTNYDPDVPVTDILLNLTGNMQRYIWSMNGVPLSEADKIKIKGDEVTRITFNNLTMMHHPMHLHGHFFRVINENGEYSPLKHTVNVPPMKQVTIEFYGDEYGDWFFHCHILYHMMGGMARIVSYDTPRDPRLKEYPVSKLIDETDQFYSYGMIDAASHMTTLNLISSNIRNQFSLRGEYGWNRNMEVEAAYDRYLYDYLTVFGGVNVENEMEDSLEEITTTAIAGIRYLTPYLFTLDVRMDSKLRPQISLSRAITIFPRTIVFGMYEYQADFGWVDDLPQGDNFKKEITWSTGVEYLLSKNFSLMGSYDNRFGAGGGLSLRF, from the coding sequence ATGAAAAAAATAAACTATGCATTTATTCTTTTGTTACTGTGTACCTATACAGCATCTGCACAGTCCGTGGAAGGTAATGTCGATAATCTACCCGTTCACGAATACACATTAACTCTAAAGGAAGAAATGGTTAACAAAGCAGGTAAAGAAGTTAAAGGGATGACGGTAAACGGAGGTATTCCAGGGCCAACGCTCGAATTTACCGAAGGGGAGTACGCAGTAATCTATGTAAAAAATGAAATGAGCGTGGAGACATCCATCCATTGGCACGGCTTGTTGTTGCCCAATTTTTATGATGGGGTACCCTACCTTTCTACACCGCCCATAGAACCCGGTAAAACACTAAAATATGAATTTGCAATAAAGCAAAACGGCACCTATTGGTACCATTCTCATACAATGTTACAGGAACAGAGCGGTGTTTACGGCTCAATTGTAATACAGCCCAAAGAAAAAACCTTGGAGTATGATAAAGAGCAGGTTTTGGTACTATCTGACTGGACCAACGAAAAACCGCGGGATGTACTTCGGTTTTTAAAGCGAGGTACAGAATGGTACAATATAAGAAAAGGAACAGCTACGCCGCTTAACCAAGTAATTGCAAGGGGCGCATTTGGGGCGCAATTAAATTTTTGGAGACAGCGTATGGAAAGTGCAGATGTGGCAGATGTGTATTACCCAGCGTTCTTAATTAATGGAGAAGAAAAAGTGGAGTACCCCGAGTTTAAACCTGGCGAAAAAGTGCGCCTTCGCATTATAGACGGCTCTGCTTCTACTTCGTTCTGGATGGCCTTTGGCGGCCCTGACCCTTTGCTTGTCTCGGCAGACGGTAAAGATGTAGTACCGGTTAAGCATAACAAGACATTTATAGGGGTCGCTGAAACCTATGATTTTATCGTAACCATACCGGAGAACGGCAAACTGGAATATAAAATTATGGCCCAAGACGGCTCTGGTACCGCAACGGCATACCTAGGCCAAGGACCTATTGTTGCTGCACCCGATGTATCCAAACCTGATAAAATAGGGATGATGCAACAAATGGCCAAAATGAAAATGAAAATGGGTGCACCCGCTTTAAAGTTCCGACCAGGCAAAGATGAGCGTTACGAGATGAAAGAAAAATGGGGAATGCAAATGGACGATAATATGCAGATGGAAGGAATGAAAGATATGGATATGGGCACAATGAATATGGACAAGTCCAATATGAAGGATATGGAGAAGCATAAAATGGACGAAATGCAAATGGATATGAAAAAGGACTCAATGCAGATGGACCATTCCAAAATGGCCGGGATGGACACAAAAATGGATACCAAAATGAAAAAGGCCTCTCAAATGGATGATATGAAAATGGACGAAGCAGATGGAATGCAGGGAATGAATATGTTTTCAGAGTATAACTATGACTACTTGAAATCGCCGGAGAAGACCAATTATGACCCAGATGTTCCTGTAACGGATATCCTATTAAACCTTACCGGGAATATGCAACGCTATATCTGGAGTATGAATGGTGTTCCTCTATCTGAAGCAGATAAAATAAAGATCAAGGGAGACGAAGTAACTAGGATTACCTTCAATAACCTGACTATGATGCACCACCCAATGCACCTACACGGTCATTTTTTTAGGGTCATTAACGAAAATGGGGAATACTCACCCTTAAAACACACAGTCAATGTTCCACCAATGAAACAAGTTACCATTGAATTTTATGGTGATGAATATGGCGATTGGTTTTTCCATTGTCATATTCTATACCATATGATGGGAGGTATGGCGCGTATTGTAAGTTATGATACCCCTAGGGATCCAAGGTTGAAGGAATATCCCGTATCTAAACTTATTGACGAGACCGACCAGTTCTATTCCTACGGAATGATAGATGCCGCATCACATATGACCACTTTGAACCTTATATCTTCAAATATCCGAAACCAATTCAGTTTGAGGGGCGAATATGGTTGGAACAGGAATATGGAGGTTGAAGCTGCCTACGATAGATACCTCTATGATTATCTAACCGTTTTTGGCGGTGTAAATGTCGAGAACGAAATGGAGGATAGCCTTGAAGAAATAACAACAACAGCTATAGCAGGGATACGATACCTTACGCCCTACTTATTTACGTTGGATGTGAGGATGGATAGTAAGCTACGCCCGCAGATTAGCTTAAGCCGTGCTATTACCATTTTCCCTAGAACTATTGTTTTTGGGATGTACGAGTACCAAGCAGATTTTGGGTGGGTAGATGACCTGCCTCAAGGAGATAATTTCAAAAAAGAGATTACTTGGAGTACGGGTGTTGAATATCTTTTATCCAAAAATTTCTCATTGATGGGAAGTTATGATAACCGTTTTGGTGCAGGTGGAGGATTATCACTAAGATTTTAA
- a CDS encoding helix-turn-helix domain-containing protein, whose translation MEKKLFIKNMVCNRCIKTIQSDVETLGIHLKHIELGSIIYEEKSIDDFENIKNVLENNGFEILLAQDQQLVEQVKIELIKLLQKLPLQLNKTLSKHLESKLNLEYSKISKIFSVTEHITIEKYFIKLKIERVKELIQLQEGNFTEISQLLDYSNVNHLSRLFKSETGMSLTNYKNNQKSIRNPLDQIR comes from the coding sequence ATGGAAAAGAAATTATTTATAAAAAATATGGTGTGTAATCGCTGTATTAAAACAATCCAGAGTGATGTTGAAACATTAGGGATTCACTTAAAGCATATTGAATTGGGTTCTATTATTTACGAAGAGAAATCTATAGATGATTTTGAAAATATAAAAAATGTTTTAGAAAACAATGGTTTCGAAATTTTACTGGCGCAAGACCAGCAATTAGTAGAGCAAGTTAAAATTGAACTTATTAAATTATTACAAAAATTACCACTTCAATTAAATAAAACGCTGTCCAAGCATTTGGAAAGTAAATTAAACCTTGAGTACTCAAAAATCAGTAAAATATTTTCTGTTACGGAGCATATTACCATAGAAAAATACTTTATAAAACTCAAGATAGAAAGAGTGAAAGAGCTGATTCAATTACAAGAGGGTAATTTTACGGAGATAAGTCAGCTGCTTGATTACAGTAATGTAAATCATTTAAGTAGGCTGTTTAAAAGTGAAACTGGTATGAGTCTGACTAATTATAAGAATAATCAAAAAAGTATTAGAAACCCTTTAGATCAAATAAGGTAG
- a CDS encoding TolC family protein yields MKNIKIITCLLFVSAFAKAQQLQSYIEEAQSNNPEIQAFELRYNIAEEKVNEANWLPNTEVSAGYFVSEPETRVGAQRARIGFKQMLPWFGTITARENYAASMAEAEYVEIIIAKRKLALSVAQSYYRLYEIQAKQRVLDKNIKLLETYERLALTSVEVGKASSVDVLRLQIRQNELQQQKEVLEEEFGSEQITFNKLLNRDGTMMVDVVTLMEIPSENAVSGRDALSLNPELLKYDKLYESIAQSELLNQREALPMFGFGVDYLPVSERADMNPIDNGKDILMPMVSVSIPIFNNRYKSISRQNDLRQQEIETQKAQRLNVLESAFAKAISQRNQARIAYNTQENNLKQAEDAEEILIKNYETGTIDFNDVLDIQELQLKFQLNQVESIQKYYTQSAIVNYLIN; encoded by the coding sequence ATGAAAAATATAAAAATTATTACCTGTCTTTTGTTTGTTTCCGCTTTCGCGAAAGCGCAACAACTACAATCATACATTGAAGAGGCACAATCTAACAACCCCGAGATTCAAGCCTTTGAACTGCGCTATAACATCGCCGAAGAAAAAGTGAACGAAGCAAACTGGCTGCCTAATACTGAAGTGAGTGCTGGGTACTTTGTCAGTGAGCCCGAGACCCGTGTTGGGGCGCAGAGAGCACGTATTGGCTTTAAGCAAATGTTGCCTTGGTTCGGGACCATAACGGCAAGAGAAAATTATGCAGCCTCAATGGCTGAAGCTGAATATGTGGAAATCATAATTGCCAAAAGAAAACTGGCACTTTCTGTAGCTCAATCCTATTATCGTTTGTATGAAATACAAGCAAAGCAAAGGGTGCTCGATAAGAACATTAAATTATTAGAAACCTATGAGCGTCTTGCCCTTACATCGGTTGAAGTAGGCAAGGCATCTTCTGTTGACGTTTTGAGATTACAGATTCGTCAAAATGAATTGCAACAGCAAAAAGAGGTGCTCGAAGAGGAATTTGGGTCAGAACAAATCACCTTCAATAAGCTACTCAATCGTGATGGAACTATGATGGTTGATGTGGTCACATTAATGGAAATTCCAAGTGAAAACGCCGTATCTGGTAGAGATGCACTATCACTTAATCCTGAACTGCTTAAATATGATAAACTCTACGAATCTATAGCACAATCTGAATTGCTCAACCAGCGTGAGGCATTACCTATGTTTGGTTTTGGGGTTGATTATCTACCAGTGAGCGAGCGAGCGGATATGAATCCAATAGACAATGGAAAGGATATACTAATGCCTATGGTTTCAGTTTCCATTCCCATTTTTAATAATCGGTATAAATCTATTTCAAGGCAAAATGACTTGCGCCAACAAGAAATCGAGACTCAAAAAGCACAACGATTGAATGTTTTGGAATCCGCTTTCGCAAAAGCAATATCGCAACGCAACCAAGCACGAATAGCATATAATACACAAGAGAACAATCTGAAACAAGCAGAAGATGCTGAAGAAATTCTCATTAAAAACTATGAAACGGGCACCATTGATTTTAATGATGTGCTGGATATCCAAGAGTTACAGCTCAAATTTCAGTTAAATCAAGTGGAATCGATACAGAAGTATTACACACAATCTGCAATTGTTAATTACCTAATCAACTAA